The following coding sequences lie in one Primulina huaijiensis isolate GDHJ02 chromosome 2, ASM1229523v2, whole genome shotgun sequence genomic window:
- the LOC140966047 gene encoding acetyl-CoA carboxylase 1-like isoform X2: MIKASWGGGGKGIRKVHNDDEVRALFKQVQGEVPGSPIFIMKVASQSRHLEVQLLCDQYGNVAALHSRDCSIQRRHQKIIEEGPITVAPLETVRKLEQAARRLAKSVNYVGAATVEYLYSMDTGEYYFLELNPRLQVEHPVTEWIAEINLPAAQVAVGMGVPLWQIPEIRRFYGMEHGGSYDAWRTTSIVATPFDFDKAESIRPKGHCVAVRVTSEDPDDGFKPTSGRVQELSFKSKPNVWAYFSVKSGGGIHEFSDSQFGHVFAFGESRALAIANMVLGLKEIQIRGEIRTNVDYTIDLLHALDYKENKIHTGWLDSRIAMRVRAERPPWYLSVVGGALYKASASSAAMVSEYVGYLEKGQIPPKHISLVNSQVSLNIEGSKYTINMVRGGPGSYRLRMNESEIEAEIHTLRDGGLLMQLNGNSHVIYAEEEAAGTRLLIDGRTCLLQKDHDPSKLVAETPCKLLRYLVVDSSHVEADTPYAEVEVMKMCMPLLSPASGNIHFKMSEGQAMQAGELIARLDLDDPSAVRKAEPFHGSFPLLGPPTAMSGKVHQRCAASLNAACMILAGYEHNNDEVVQNLLSCLDNPELPFLQWQECFAVLANRLPKNLRYELETKYKEYEKIPNMQNVDFPAKNLRGVLEAHLNSYPDKEKATQERVVEPLMSLVKSYEGGRESHARVIVQGLFEEYLLVEELFSDNIQADVIERLRLQYKKDLLKIVDIVLSHQGIRSKNKLILRLLEQLVYPNPAAYRDQLIRFSALNHTNYSELALKASQLLEQTKLSELRSSIARILSELEMFTEEGENMDTPKRKSAIDERMEALVNAPLAVEDALVGLFDHSDHTLQRRVVETYVRRLYQPYLVKGSVRMQWHRSGLIASWEFLDEHVDRKDGLGDEPSLQKHSERKWGAMVVIKSLQFLPTVISSTLREATHDLQAVLFNGSVHPATSGNMMHIALAGINNQMSLLQDSGDEDQAQERINKLAKILKEKEISSSLRNTGVSVISCIIQRDEGRGPMRHSFHWSVEKLYYEEEPLLRHLEPPLSMYLELDKLTGYDNIRYTPSRDRQWHLYTVPERPLSIQRMFLRTLVRQPLSDEDLPFHQGLDQKATQSLWTMSFTSRSILRSLMSAIEELELNSHNSTIRADHAHMYLYILRDQQIDDLLPFHKKIHIPDGHEETAVDKILEDLAHEINASIGVKMHRLGVCVWEVKLWISSEGGANGAWRVVVTNVTGHTCIVHIYREVENSSKEIVVYKSTSGQGPLHGCPVNAQYKPLGTIDQKRLLARKSNTTYCYDFPLAFEACLSKSWTQNPGVGKPKDKDILRVTEFIFTDPKGAWGTPLVSVEQQPGVNDVGMVAWRMDMSTPEFPSGRTIFVVSNDVTFKNGSFGPREDAFFQAVTDIACTQKVPLIYLAANSGARIGVAEEVKSCFKVGWSDETSPERGFLYIYLTPEDYARTKSSVIAHELKLSSGESRWVIDTIVGKEDGLGVENLTGSGAIASAYSRAYKETFTLTYVTGRTVGIGAYLARLGMRCIQRLDQPIILTGFSALNKLLGREVYSSHMQLGGPKIMATNGVVHLTVSDDLEGISSILKWLSFVPPYAGGPLPILNPLDPPDRPVEYVPETSCDPRAAICGVIDGSGKWLGGMFDRESFIETLEGWARTVVIGRAKLGGIPVGIVAVETQTMMQVIPADPGQLDSHERVVPQAGQVWFPDSASKTAQALMDFNREELPLFILANWRGFSGGQRDLFEGILQAGSTIVENLRTYKQPVFIYIPMMGELRGGAWVVVDGKINPDHVEMYAEQTARGNVLEPEGLIEIKFRNRELLECMGRIDPELVALKTKLLESRTTATHETLEDLLKRIKAREKQLLPLYTQIATKFAELHDTSLRMAAKGVIKEVVEWKKSRSFFYRRLRRRIAEFELVKSLRDAAGQQLDYKSAMDMIKNWFSRSHISGGKESLWMDDEAFFSWKDDSRNYEKELQDLRVQKMLIQLSNMKNSPMDLRALPQGLAAFLKKVDPSIKDKLIDELREVLG, encoded by the exons ATGATAAAAGCATCTTGGGGTGGAGGTGGTAAAGGCATTAGAAAG GTCCATAATGATGATGAAGTCCGGGCTTTATTCAAGCAAGTTCAAGGTGAAGTTCCTGGGTCCCCCATATTCATAATGAAGGTTGCTTCTCAG AGCCGACATCTTGAAGTCCAACTGCTTTGCGATCAATATGGAAATGTTGCTGCTTTGCATAGCCGTGATTGCAGCATTCAAAGGAGACACCAAAAG ATCATTGAAGAGGGCCCAATAACAGTCGCGCCCTTGGAAACAGTAAGGAAACTTGAGCAAGCTGCTAGAAGGCTGGCCAAAAGTGTTAATTATGTTGGAGCAGCAACTGTGGAGTATTTGTACAGTATGGACACTGgcgaatattattttttggagTTAAATCCACGGTTGCAG GTGGAGCACCCTGTCACTGAGTGGATAGCTGAAATAAATCTTCCTGCGGCACAAGTTGCGGTTGGGATGGGTGTCCCTCTCTGGCAAATTCCAG AGATACGACGATTTTACGGTATGGAACATGGTGGAAGTTATGATGCTTGGAGGACAACATCCATTGTTGCTACTCCATTTGACTTTGACAAGGCAGAGTCTATAAGGCCTAAAGGTCATTGTGTGGCCGTTCGTGTGACAAGTGAGGACCCTGATGATGGCTTTAAGCCAACAAGTGGAAGAGTACAG GAGTTGAGTTTCAAAAGCAAACCAAATGTGTGGGCGTATTTTTCTGTCAAG TCTGGGGGAGGTATTCATGAATTTTCAGACTCACAATTTG GGCATGTTTTTGCCTTTGGGGAATCTAGAGCATTGGCTATTGCAAATATGGTTCTCGGGCTTAAAGAAATTCAGATTAGAGGAGAAATACGCACAAATGTTGATTACACTATTGATCTCTTACAT GCATTAGATTAcaaggaaaataaaatacacacaGGATGGCTTGATAGCAGAATAGCAATGAGGGTCAGAGCAGAAAGACCCCCTTGGTATCTCTCGGTCGTCGGCGGTGCTCTTTAT AAAGCGTCTGCTAGTAGTGCAGCCATGGTTTCGGAGTATGTTGGTTATCTTGAAAAAGGACAGATTCCTCCTAAG CATATATCATTGGTCAATTCTCAAGTTTCTCTGAATATTGAAGGCAGCAAATACACG ATTAATATGGTAAGGGGAGGTCCTGGAAGCTACAGATTGAGGATGAACGAGTCGGAAATTGAAGCAGAAATACATACACTTCGTGATGGAGGTCTACTAATGCAG CTGAATGGAAACAGTCATGTAATATATGCAGAGGAAGAGGCAGCTGGAACACGTCTTCTTATTGATGGAAGGACTTGTTTGCTTCAG AAAGACCATGATCCATCCAAATTGGTGGCAGAGACACCATGCAAACTACTTAGATACCTGGTTGTAGATAGCAGCCATGTTGAAGCTGACACACCTTATGCTGAGGTTGAGGTCATGAAGATGTGTATGCCCCTTCTTTCACCTGCTTCAggaaatattcattttaaaatgtcTGAAGGTCAAGCAATGCAG GCTGGTGAACTTATAGCAAGACTTGACTTGGATGACCCTTCGGCTGTAAGGAAAGCAGAACCATTTCATGGTAGTTTTCCCCTTCTGGGACCTCCAACTGCCATGTCTGGAAAAGTTCATCAACGGTGTGCTGCAAGTTTGAATGCGGCTTGCATGATTCTTGCTGGATACGAGCATAACAATGATGAA GTTGTTCAAAACTTGCTCAGTTGCTTGGACAATCCCGAGCTCCCTTTCCTTCAATGGCAAGAGTGCTTTGCTGTGCTTGCTAATAGATTGCCTAAGAATCTTAGATATGAG TTGGAAACAAAATATAAGGAGTATGAAAAAATCCCAAATATGCAAAATGTCGACTTCCCTGCGAAAAATTTACGTGGTGTTCTTGAG GCCCATTTGAACTCCTATCCTGATAAAGAAAAAGCAACCCAAGAGCGAGTAGTGGAGCCTCTAATGAGCCTTGTAAAATCTTATGAGGGTGGAAGAGAAAGCCATGCTCGTGTCATAGTTCAAGGACTTTTTGAAGAATATTTATTGGTTGAAGAATTATTTAGTGATAATATACAG GCCGATGTGATTGAACGATTAAGGCTTCAATATAAGAAAGATCTCCTGAAGATTGTGGATATTGTACTTTCACATCAG GGCATCAGGAGTAAGAACAAACTGATACTACGCCTCCTGGAACAACTCGTGTATCCTAATCCTGCTGCATACCGTGATCAACTGATCCGCTTTTCTGCACTCAATCACACGAACTACTCAGAG TTAGCATTAAAGGCCAGCCAGTTGCTGGAGCAGACAAAACTAAGTGAGCTACGTTCCAGTATAGCGAGAATTCTCTCTGAATTAGAAATGTTTACTGAAGAGGGTGAAAACATGGATACTCCTAAAAGAAAAAGTGCCATAGATGAACGCATGGAAGCTCTTGTGAACGCTCCATTGGCAGTTGAAGATGCACTTGTTGGTCTTTTCGACCATAGTGATCACACACTTCAGAGACGGGTTGTTGAGACTTATGTGCGGAGATTATACCAG CCATACCTTGTAAAAGGGAGCGTCAGGATGCAGTGGCACAGATCTGGACTTATAGCTTCGTGGGAGttcttggatgagcatgttgataGAAAGGATGGGCTGGGAGATGAACCATCACTTCAAAAGCACAGCGAGAGGAAGTGGGGAGCAATGGTCGTTATTAAATCTCTCCAATTCTTGCCTACAGTCATTAGTTCTACATTAAGGGAAGCAACACATGACTTGCAAGCTGTTCTTTTTAATGGATCTGTTCATCCAGCTACCTCTGGTAATATGATGCACATTGCATTGGCGGGCATTAACAATCAGATGAGCTTACTTCAAGATAG TGGTGATGAGGATCAGGCTCAAGAGAGAATCAACAAGTTAGCCAAAATATTGAAAGAGAAAGAGATAAGCTCCAGCCTGAGAAATACCGGAGTGAGTGTAATTAGTTGCATCATTCAGAGAGATGAAGGCAGGGGTCCTATGAGGCACTCCTTTCATTGGTCAGTAGAAAAACTCTACTATGAGGAAGAACCACTATTGCGCCACCTGGAACCTCCTCTATCCATGTACCTCGAGTTG GACAAACTAACAGGTTATGATAATATACGGTATACTCCTTCCAGGGATCGACAGTGGCACCTTTACACTGTTCCAGAGAGGCCATTGTCTATCCAGAGGATGTTTCTCAGAACACTTGTCAGGCAACCTCTATCAGACGAAGACCTGCCTTTTCATCAAGGACTGGATCAAAAAGCGACTCAATCTCTTTGGACCATGTCCTTTACTTCAAGGAGCATTTTGAGGTCCTTAATGTCTGCAATCGAAGAGCTTGAACTTAATTCTCATAATTCTACCATCAGGGCTGACCATGCTCACATGTACCTTTACATCTTGCGCGATCAACAGATAGATGATCTTTTGCCATTCCACAA aAAGATCCACATACCTGATGGACATGAAGAAACTGCAGTTGATAAAATTTTAGAGGATCTGGCACATGAAATCAATGCATCAATTGGTGTGAAAATGCATCGTTTAGGTGTTTGTGTGTGGGAAGTTAAGCTTTGGATATCATCTGAAGGAGGAGCTAATGGTGCTTGGAGAGTTGTGGTGACAAATGTCACTGGTCACACTTGTATTGTGCAT ATATACAGAGAAGTCGAAAATTCCAGCAAAGAAATAGTAGTCTATAAGTCAACCTCTGGGCAGGGTCCTTTGCACGGATGCCCTGTTAATGCACAATATAAACCTTTGGGCACTATTGACCAGAAACGTCTTTTAGCTAGGAAAAGCAACACGACTTATTGCTACGACTTTCCGCTG GCATTTGAGGCATGTTTGAGCAAATCCTGGACCCAAAATCCCGGTGTTGGCAAGCCAAAAGATAAAGACATCCTCCGTGTCACAGAGTTTATTTTTACTGATCCGAAAGGTGCATGGGGTACTCCTCTAGTTTCTGTTGAGCAACAACCGGGAGTAAATGATGTTGGCATGGTAGCCTGGCGTATGGACATGTCCACACCTGAATTTCCTTCTGGAAGAACAATTTTTGTCGTATCAAATGATGTAACCTTCAAAAATGGTTCATTTGGCCCCAGAGAAGATGCATTTTTTCAGGCGGTAACTGATATAGCTTGTACTCAGAAAGTACCTCTAATTTATCTGGCAGCAAATTCAGGGGCTCGTATTGGTGTAGCAGAGGAAGTTAAATCTTGCTTTAAAGTTGGTTGGTCTGATGAAACAAGTCCTGAGCGTGGTTTCCTATATATTTACCTAACTCCTGAGGATTATGCTCGCACTAAATCTTCTGTCATAGCACATGAGTTAAAGCTCTCAAGTGGTGAAAGCCGATGGGTAATTGATACTATTGTAGGTAAGGAAGATGGTTTAGGGGTCGAAAACTTAACTGGTAGTGGTGCCATTGCCAGTGCATATTCAAGGGCATACAAGGAAACATTTACTCTGACCTATGTGACAGGTAGAACTGTCGGGATCGGTGCTTATCTTGCCCGTCTTGGTATGAGGTGCATACAAAGACTCGATCAACCCATTATTCTCACTGGTTTTTCTGCATTGAATAAGCTTCTAGGCCGGGAGGTGTACAGCTCCCACATGCAACTCGGTGGACCCAAAATTATGGCGACTAATGGGGTCGTTCATCTCACTGTCTCGGATGATCTTGAGGGGATATCATCCATTTTAAAGTGGTTAAGCTTTGTTCCTCCATATGCTGGTGGGCCACTTCCCATTTTGAATCCATTGGATCCTCCTGATAGGCCAGTTGAATATGTACCAGAGACGTCCTGTGATCCCAGAGCAGCTATTTGTGGTGTTATCGATGGTTCCGGGAAGTGGCTCGGAGGCATGTTTGATAGGGAAAGCTTTATTGAGACACTGGAAGGCTGGGCAAGAACGGTTGTCATTGGTCGTGCAAAACTTGGGGGAATTCCTGTGGGAATTGTTGCTGTTGAGACTCAAACTATGATGCAAGTGATTCCTGCAGATCCTGGACAGCTTGATTCACATGAAAGAGTTGTTCCCCAAGCAGGGCAGGTTTGGTTTCCCGATTCCGCATCTAAGACTGCTCAAGCCTTGATGGATTTTAACAGAGAAGAGCTGCCTCTCTTCATTCTAGCAAACTGGAGAGGATTTTCGGGTGGACAGAGGGACCTATTTGAAGGTATATTACAAGCTGGATCGACAATTGTTGAGAATCTTAGAACATACAAACAACCCGTTTTCATATACATACCCATGATGGGTGAGCTCCGTGGCGGTGCTTGGGTGGTTGTGGATGGTAAGATCAATCCAGACCATGTCGAAATGTATGCAGAACAAACGGCCAGAGGAAATGTCCTTGAGCCAGAAGGTTTGATCGAGATCAAATTTCGAAATAGAGAATTGCTGGAATGCATGGGTAGAATCGACCCTGAGCTAGTTGCTCTAAAGACAAAACTTCTAGAATCCAGAACCACTGCCACACATGAAACTCTTGAAGATTTACTTAAACGAATAAAAGCACGGGAAAAACAGCTTTTGCCACTGTACACTCAGATAGCTACAAAATTTGCGGAGCTGCATGATACTTCCCTTAGAATGGCTGCAAAAGGTGTTATCAAAGAAGTTGTAGAATGGAAAAAATCACGGTCTTTCTTCTATAGAAGATTGCGCCGGAGAATTGCTGAGTTTGAATTGGTCAAGTCTCTGAGAGATGCTGCTGGCCAACAGCTTGATTATAAATCAGCAATGGACATGATTAAGAATTGGTTCTCAAGATCACACATTTCAGGAGGGAAAGAAAGTTTGTGGATGGACGATGAAGCTTTCTTTTCATGGAAGGATGATTCAAGAAACTATGAAAAAGAACTACAGGACTTGCGTGTTCAAAAGATGTTGATACAGTTGTCGAACATGAAAAACTCCCCAATGGATTTACGCGCACTACCTCAAGGTCTAGCTGCATTCCTGAAAAAA GTGGATCCATCAATCAAAGATAAATTGATTGATGAGCTAAGAGAGGTGCTAGGTTAA